The proteins below come from a single Prolixibacter sp. NT017 genomic window:
- a CDS encoding aldose epimerase family protein, which produces MKTSLTILSLVLTVVMMSCQPQSKPSVFTPAVQKINPEKFDQTVDGKQVKLYTLVGQNGIGLKVTNYGARIVALCVPDKNGKPTDVVLGYDNLNDYINRPQTYFGAAVGRYANRIGDAKFTLDGVNYNLVANDGMNSLHGGPKGYFAVVWNARKLSDSKIQFTYHSPDMEEGYPGDLDVTVTYELTPQNGLKIDYKATTDKTTVLNLTNHSYFNLSGEGSKTILDHVMMLNADSITPVDSTLIPTGIIESVTGTPFDFTKPTPIGERINADNTQLKYGKGYDHNWVLNNKSSNVALAATVYSPVSGIKMDVLTDQPGIQFYTGNFLNGQEIGKSGKPYEHRSAFCLEVQHYPDSPNKPQFPTTTLKPGQTYQHECIYRFSVMK; this is translated from the coding sequence ATGAAAACGAGTTTAACAATTCTTTCTCTGGTTTTGACGGTTGTGATGATGAGTTGTCAGCCGCAATCGAAACCATCGGTATTTACGCCGGCCGTCCAAAAAATTAATCCCGAAAAATTCGATCAAACGGTCGATGGTAAGCAGGTCAAGCTGTATACCCTTGTTGGACAGAATGGCATTGGACTGAAAGTGACCAACTACGGTGCCCGTATTGTTGCACTTTGTGTGCCCGATAAAAATGGAAAACCGACGGATGTGGTTCTGGGTTACGATAACCTGAATGACTACATCAACCGTCCGCAAACCTATTTCGGAGCGGCGGTTGGTCGTTATGCCAACCGTATTGGTGATGCAAAATTTACGCTCGACGGCGTAAACTACAATCTCGTTGCCAACGATGGTATGAATAGTCTGCATGGTGGTCCGAAAGGCTACTTTGCCGTGGTTTGGAATGCCAGGAAACTGAGCGATTCCAAAATTCAGTTTACCTATCATTCTCCCGATATGGAAGAAGGTTACCCGGGTGATTTGGATGTTACGGTAACGTACGAACTGACTCCGCAAAATGGACTGAAGATTGATTACAAGGCAACCACCGACAAGACAACGGTGCTGAACCTGACCAATCATTCGTATTTTAACCTTTCGGGAGAAGGTTCCAAAACCATTCTCGACCATGTGATGATGTTGAACGCCGACAGCATTACGCCGGTTGATTCTACGTTGATTCCGACAGGCATCATCGAATCGGTTACCGGAACTCCGTTTGATTTTACAAAACCGACGCCGATTGGCGAGCGCATCAATGCCGATAATACGCAGCTGAAGTATGGGAAAGGTTACGACCACAACTGGGTGCTGAATAACAAAAGCAGCAATGTCGCATTGGCCGCAACCGTATATTCTCCGGTATCGGGGATCAAAATGGATGTGTTAACCGACCAGCCCGGTATTCAGTTCTACACCGGAAACTTCCTGAACGGTCAGGAGATTGGCAAATCAGGAAAGCCCTACGAGCATCGCAGTGCTTTCTGTCTCGAAGTGCAGCACTATCCCGATTCTCCGAACAAACCACAGTTCCCGACTACAACATTAAAGCCGGGGCAAACCTATCAGCATGAGTGTATCTACCGTTTTTCGGTAATGAAATAA
- a CDS encoding alpha-N-arabinofuranosidase, with amino-acid sequence MKHLKFGVVALLLLFSAKLMAQENRLTVYPDEAKTKINKEIYGQFAEHLGHGIYGGIYVGENSDIPNIDGYRTDVVNALKAMKVSVIRWPGGCFADTYHWKDGIGPKDKRPSIVNVNWGGVTEDNSFGTNEFLDFCELVGAEPYISVNVGSGTVEEASQWVEYTTSNNDSPMTRLRKKNGRQDPWLVKYWGVGNESWGCGGNMTPDYYADLFNQFSTYMWGAQYKIASGPNSNDYNWTETVMKKAMRHPNLIQGLSLHYYTIAHTWSNKGDATGFNEDDWFASMKKTLYMDELIRRHSAIMDRYDPQKRVGLIVDEWGNWFNVEPGTNPGFLFQQNTMRDAVVAGVNLNIFNEHADRVKMANIAQMINVLQAVILTKDKQMVLTPTYYVYKMYSVHQDARLVPMNLKSASYTYKGDSIPAISSSASVKNGVLSITLCNLDPEKAESLECDIPGVTYKEASGKIVDGQSMDSYNDFGKKPEVTMKDFAVAKPKNGKLSITLPAHSVVLVQLK; translated from the coding sequence ATGAAGCATTTAAAATTTGGGGTAGTTGCCCTGCTTTTGTTGTTCTCAGCAAAACTGATGGCCCAGGAAAACCGGCTAACGGTATATCCTGACGAAGCTAAGACAAAAATCAATAAAGAAATTTACGGCCAGTTTGCCGAGCATCTCGGTCATGGTATCTATGGTGGAATTTATGTAGGAGAGAATTCGGATATCCCGAACATTGACGGGTATCGTACCGATGTGGTGAATGCACTGAAAGCCATGAAGGTTTCGGTTATTCGCTGGCCCGGCGGTTGTTTTGCCGACACGTACCACTGGAAAGATGGAATCGGACCGAAAGATAAGCGCCCATCCATTGTGAATGTGAACTGGGGTGGAGTAACCGAAGATAACAGCTTTGGTACGAATGAATTCCTCGACTTCTGTGAGCTGGTAGGAGCTGAGCCATATATCAGCGTGAACGTTGGTTCCGGAACTGTGGAGGAGGCCTCTCAGTGGGTTGAATATACAACTTCGAACAACGATAGCCCGATGACCCGCCTTCGCAAGAAAAACGGACGTCAGGATCCCTGGCTGGTGAAATACTGGGGCGTAGGAAACGAATCGTGGGGATGTGGTGGCAACATGACGCCCGATTATTATGCCGATCTGTTTAACCAGTTTTCGACTTACATGTGGGGAGCTCAATATAAAATTGCAAGCGGTCCCAATTCCAATGACTACAACTGGACAGAAACTGTGATGAAGAAAGCGATGCGCCACCCTAACCTCATTCAGGGCCTTTCGCTACATTACTATACGATTGCTCATACCTGGAGTAATAAAGGCGATGCGACCGGTTTCAACGAAGATGACTGGTTCGCCTCAATGAAGAAAACGCTTTACATGGACGAGCTGATTCGCCGTCACTCTGCCATCATGGATCGCTACGATCCGCAAAAAAGGGTTGGCTTAATTGTCGACGAATGGGGAAACTGGTTCAATGTAGAACCCGGAACAAACCCCGGCTTCCTGTTCCAGCAGAATACCATGCGTGACGCGGTGGTTGCAGGTGTGAACCTGAACATCTTTAACGAACATGCCGATCGCGTAAAGATGGCTAACATTGCCCAGATGATAAATGTACTGCAGGCAGTTATCCTGACCAAAGACAAGCAGATGGTACTGACGCCCACTTACTACGTATACAAAATGTACAGTGTACATCAGGATGCACGCCTGGTACCGATGAACCTGAAAAGCGCTTCTTATACTTACAAAGGCGACAGTATTCCGGCCATTAGCTCTTCTGCATCGGTAAAAAATGGTGTATTGAGCATAACTCTTTGTAACTTGGATCCGGAAAAGGCCGAGTCGCTGGAATGTGATATTCCTGGTGTGACATACAAGGAAGCATCCGGAAAAATTGTCGATGGTCAGTCTATGGATTCATACAACGATTTCGGTAAGAAACCGGAAGTAACCATGAAGGACTTCGCGGTAGCAAAACCAAAAAACGGTAAGCTGAGCATTACGCTGCCGGCGCATTCCGTTGTATTGGTCCAGTTGAAATAA
- a CDS encoding ribulokinase, with protein MTKYVIGIDYGSDSCRALVVDASNGKELAAAVRNYPRWMEGKYCDPAKNQYRQHPLDYIEVLEASVKEALAKCPAGVAENVVGISFDTTGSTPALTDENGTPLALLPGFEENPNAMFILWKDHTAVKEADEINKLSKEWDIDYVKYEGGIYSSEWVWAKVLHVLREDEAVKAKATSWVEYCDWLPALITGTTGLKDLKRGRCAAGHKAMWDPEWNGLPDEKFLTTLGPELAGLRDNLFDETYTSDAAAGTLSPEWAEKLGLSTDVVVGVSAFDCHMGAVGAEITPNTLVRAIGTSTCDILVAPYEEMKDKLIPGICGQVDGSVIPGMVGLEAGQSGFGDIYAWFKNVLSWPLQFLDDEEQRKAIEDKILPVLSEEAAKIPVEESTIVATDWLNGRRTPDADQTVTGTIAGLNLGSSAPRIFRALVEATAFGSRAITDRFAEHGIEIKEVVGIGGVAKKSPFVMQTMADVLNMPIKVSVSEQAMALGAAMFAAVAAGVYSSVEEAQAAMGQGFEKTYYPIAENAAQYNEIYKKYIELGKL; from the coding sequence ATGACAAAATACGTTATAGGGATTGATTACGGAAGTGACTCGTGCCGTGCGTTGGTAGTGGATGCCAGCAACGGAAAAGAGTTGGCGGCTGCCGTAAGAAACTATCCCCGCTGGATGGAAGGCAAATATTGCGATCCGGCGAAGAATCAATATCGTCAACATCCGCTCGATTACATTGAAGTTCTGGAAGCATCGGTAAAGGAAGCGCTGGCCAAATGTCCGGCTGGTGTGGCTGAAAACGTGGTGGGTATTTCGTTCGATACCACCGGAAGTACGCCCGCTTTGACTGACGAGAACGGTACTCCGTTGGCACTGCTACCGGGTTTCGAAGAAAATCCGAATGCGATGTTCATTCTCTGGAAAGATCATACAGCCGTAAAAGAGGCTGATGAAATCAACAAGCTTTCGAAAGAGTGGGACATTGATTACGTGAAATACGAAGGCGGTATTTATTCATCGGAATGGGTGTGGGCGAAGGTGCTGCACGTACTTCGCGAAGATGAAGCGGTAAAAGCCAAAGCTACTTCATGGGTGGAGTACTGCGACTGGCTTCCGGCATTGATTACCGGTACTACTGGATTAAAAGACCTGAAACGCGGTCGTTGTGCCGCTGGCCACAAAGCGATGTGGGATCCGGAATGGAATGGTCTACCTGACGAGAAGTTCCTGACCACACTAGGACCGGAACTGGCCGGTTTACGTGATAATCTTTTCGATGAAACCTATACTTCCGATGCGGCCGCCGGAACGCTTTCTCCCGAATGGGCAGAAAAACTCGGTTTGTCAACCGATGTTGTCGTTGGCGTGAGTGCCTTCGACTGCCACATGGGAGCGGTTGGCGCTGAGATAACGCCGAACACATTGGTTCGTGCCATTGGTACTTCGACTTGTGATATCCTGGTGGCTCCGTACGAAGAGATGAAAGACAAGCTCATTCCGGGTATTTGCGGACAAGTTGATGGTTCCGTTATTCCGGGAATGGTTGGTCTGGAAGCAGGTCAATCGGGATTTGGCGACATTTACGCGTGGTTTAAAAATGTATTGAGCTGGCCGCTGCAATTCCTCGATGATGAGGAACAGCGGAAAGCTATCGAAGATAAAATCCTGCCGGTGTTGTCGGAAGAAGCTGCGAAGATTCCGGTAGAGGAATCGACCATTGTGGCTACCGACTGGCTCAACGGTCGTCGTACACCGGATGCCGACCAGACCGTTACCGGAACCATTGCCGGTTTGAACCTGGGCTCATCAGCTCCGCGTATTTTCCGTGCGCTGGTAGAAGCAACAGCCTTTGGTTCACGTGCCATTACCGATCGGTTTGCTGAGCATGGAATCGAAATCAAAGAAGTAGTTGGTATTGGCGGTGTGGCCAAAAAATCGCCCTTCGTTATGCAGACCATGGCCGATGTGCTGAATATGCCGATAAAGGTGTCGGTATCGGAGCAGGCGATGGCGCTGGGAGCTGCTATGTTTGCTGCGGTTGCCGCGGGAGTTTATTCTTCAGTGGAAGAAGCGCAGGCGGCTATGGGACAAGGTTTCGAAAAGACCTATTATCCGATTGCTGAAAATGCAGCGCAATACAACGAGATTTACAAAAAGTATATTGAATTAGGAAAACTTTAA
- a CDS encoding L-ribulose-5-phosphate 4-epimerase, producing MLEQLKEEVFQANLDLVKHGLVIFTWGNVSGIDREKGLFVIKPSGVDYSVMKASDMVVVDMDGNVVEGNLKPSSDMPTHLVLYKEFPEIGGVVHTHSTYSTAWAQSGKALPIIGTTHADYFANDIPCTRDMTEGEVFGEYEKETGNVIVETFARLKPMEIPGVLVKNHGPFSWGKDAHNAVHNAVVMEEISKMATFAFMNNPDLTMNPHLVKKHYERKHGKNAYYGQ from the coding sequence ATGTTAGAGCAGTTAAAAGAAGAGGTTTTTCAGGCGAATCTGGATCTGGTAAAACACGGTCTCGTGATTTTTACATGGGGAAACGTGAGTGGCATCGACCGGGAGAAAGGGCTGTTCGTTATCAAGCCGAGCGGTGTGGATTATTCGGTGATGAAAGCCTCTGATATGGTCGTTGTGGATATGGATGGCAATGTGGTGGAAGGAAATCTGAAACCGTCGTCGGATATGCCCACGCATCTGGTGCTTTATAAGGAATTTCCGGAAATAGGTGGGGTAGTGCACACCCATTCCACCTATTCAACTGCCTGGGCGCAGTCGGGAAAAGCACTCCCAATTATCGGTACAACACACGCCGATTACTTTGCCAACGACATTCCTTGTACACGCGATATGACCGAAGGAGAAGTTTTTGGTGAGTATGAAAAAGAAACCGGCAATGTGATTGTGGAGACATTTGCCCGGCTGAAGCCGATGGAAATTCCCGGTGTGCTGGTGAAGAACCACGGACCGTTTTCGTGGGGAAAAGATGCGCACAACGCGGTTCATAATGCAGTGGTCATGGAAGAGATTTCCAAGATGGCAACCTTTGCCTTCATGAATAATCCTGATCTGACCATGAATCCGCATTTGGTGAAGAAGCACTACGAGCGGAAGCACGGTAAAAACGCTTATTACGGCCAATAA
- the araA gene encoding L-arabinose isomerase encodes MKELNQKVVWFVTGSQHLYGPETLKQVDTDSETIVKGLNASGKLPVEVVFKPVVKTPDEILNICVEANSDASCIGVITWMHTFSPAKMWIAGLKTLNKPYMHLHTQFNRDIPWDEIDMDFMNLNQSAHGGREYGFINARMRKNRKVVVGHWQDEKVQEKVGAWCRTAIGWADSQGLKVARFGDNMREVAVTEGDKVEAQIKFGWQISAFGVGDLVKYVDAVSDADVDALVEEYNELYDLADNCKKGGEYYENVRVQARYEIALKRFMEDGDFKAFTTNFENLTGLSQLPGLASQRLMAAGYGFGAEGDWKQAAMLRIIKTMSTGLKGGSSFMEDYTYHLDPAAPAVLGSHMLEICPSIAVKKPKLEVHPLGIGGKDAPARLVFDSETGDAMNVTLIDMGNRFRVIVNTLDVIEPYQDLPKLPVARALWKTHPNLEDGAAAWIYAGGTHHSVFTLALTPEFVEDFAELADVEYILIDKDTKVSELKKELRWNEVYYMLKGGIN; translated from the coding sequence ATGAAAGAACTCAATCAAAAAGTTGTTTGGTTCGTCACCGGAAGCCAGCATTTGTACGGCCCGGAGACGCTCAAGCAAGTTGATACAGACTCCGAAACAATTGTAAAAGGTTTGAATGCCTCCGGGAAATTGCCTGTAGAAGTGGTTTTCAAACCGGTGGTAAAAACCCCTGACGAAATACTGAATATTTGTGTAGAAGCGAATTCAGATGCATCGTGTATTGGTGTAATTACCTGGATGCACACCTTCTCACCCGCAAAAATGTGGATTGCTGGCCTGAAGACATTGAATAAGCCTTACATGCATTTGCACACGCAGTTCAACCGTGACATTCCGTGGGATGAAATCGACATGGATTTCATGAACCTGAACCAGAGTGCACATGGTGGTCGCGAGTACGGTTTCATCAATGCGCGTATGCGAAAGAACCGGAAAGTGGTTGTTGGTCACTGGCAGGATGAAAAAGTGCAGGAGAAAGTAGGAGCGTGGTGCCGTACTGCCATTGGCTGGGCCGATTCGCAGGGACTGAAGGTAGCCCGTTTTGGTGATAACATGCGTGAGGTAGCTGTTACCGAAGGCGACAAAGTGGAAGCACAAATTAAATTCGGTTGGCAGATCTCAGCTTTTGGTGTCGGTGATTTAGTAAAATACGTCGATGCAGTAAGCGATGCTGATGTGGATGCATTGGTGGAAGAGTACAACGAGTTGTATGATTTAGCGGACAACTGCAAAAAAGGCGGTGAGTATTACGAGAATGTTCGCGTACAGGCCCGTTACGAAATTGCGTTGAAACGTTTCATGGAAGACGGTGATTTCAAGGCATTCACCACGAACTTTGAGAATCTGACCGGACTTTCACAGTTACCGGGACTGGCTTCTCAGCGTCTGATGGCTGCCGGATATGGTTTCGGTGCCGAAGGTGACTGGAAACAGGCTGCTATGCTGCGCATCATTAAAACGATGTCAACCGGACTGAAGGGCGGTAGCTCGTTCATGGAAGATTATACCTACCATCTCGATCCGGCAGCTCCGGCCGTTCTCGGTTCGCACATGCTGGAAATCTGTCCGTCGATTGCTGTTAAAAAGCCAAAGCTGGAAGTACATCCGTTGGGAATTGGCGGTAAAGATGCTCCGGCCCGTCTGGTGTTCGATAGCGAAACAGGCGATGCCATGAACGTGACGCTTATCGATATGGGCAACCGTTTCCGGGTAATCGTTAATACGCTGGATGTAATCGAACCTTACCAGGATTTGCCCAAGCTTCCGGTAGCCCGTGCGCTGTGGAAGACACATCCAAACCTGGAAGATGGTGCAGCTGCCTGGATTTATGCCGGCGGTACTCATCACTCGGTTTTCACCTTGGCACTCACGCCTGAATTTGTGGAAGATTTTGCTGAGCTGGCCGATGTGGAATATATCCTGATTGACAAGGATACCAAAGTGTCGGAACTGAAGAAAGAACTTCGCTGGAACGAAGTGTACTACATGCTGAAAGGCGGAATCAACTGA
- a CDS encoding sodium:solute symporter, whose amino-acid sequence MALLDWLVLGGFFLLMIGIIVWVIRQKDDTSSDYFLAGRDATWIAIGASIFASNIGSEHLVGLAGAGAESGMAMASWEMQGWLILMLGWLFVPLYARSGVYTMPEFLERRYNSKSRSFLSIISLVSYVLTKVAVTVYAGGVVFKSVFNIQYITLLGYHVDFFWVSAIGLVVITGLYTTFGGMKAVLYTSVLQTPILLIGSIVILVTGLHMLGGWDQLMEITRAAKTATGDSMASVIRSANDPEFPWTGVILGSAIIGFWYWNTDQYIVQRVLSGRDQTQARRGSIFGAYLKLTPVFLFLIPGMIAFALNQKGLIDLKSSDAAFSTLVRVLLPAGFRGVVVGGILAALMSSLASLFNSSAMLFTVDFYKKYRPNAPEKQLVRVGRIATAVIVVLGILWIPVMKGMGQVLYQYLQDVQSLLAPGIAAVFLLGVVSKKTTPAAGYWGLVIGFFLGMMRLAMKIFASSFDPNNFFFKFIVAPNWLHYEIALFIVIILLMVIISYFTEGKDPAKIKGLYFRSATAEEVALTRASWNKWDVINSLIVIAFIIGFYIYFW is encoded by the coding sequence ATGGCTTTATTAGACTGGCTCGTATTGGGAGGATTCTTCCTGTTGATGATAGGGATTATCGTCTGGGTGATTAGACAAAAGGACGATACCTCATCTGATTACTTTTTGGCAGGTCGCGATGCTACCTGGATCGCGATTGGTGCATCCATTTTTGCATCCAATATCGGTTCTGAACACCTGGTAGGACTGGCCGGCGCCGGTGCTGAAAGTGGAATGGCAATGGCATCGTGGGAGATGCAGGGATGGCTAATTCTAATGCTGGGATGGTTGTTCGTTCCGCTTTATGCACGTAGCGGTGTGTATACCATGCCTGAATTCCTGGAGAGACGTTACAATTCCAAATCACGCTCTTTTCTGTCCATCATCTCACTGGTAAGTTACGTGTTGACAAAAGTGGCCGTAACGGTTTATGCCGGAGGTGTGGTTTTCAAAAGTGTGTTCAATATTCAGTACATAACTTTATTGGGCTATCACGTCGATTTCTTCTGGGTGAGTGCCATTGGACTGGTGGTGATAACCGGTTTGTATACCACCTTTGGCGGAATGAAAGCCGTGCTGTATACATCGGTGTTACAGACACCCATCCTGTTAATCGGTTCCATAGTGATTCTGGTTACCGGTTTGCACATGCTGGGAGGCTGGGATCAGCTGATGGAGATTACCCGCGCAGCCAAAACGGCTACCGGCGACAGTATGGCCAGTGTGATTCGCTCGGCCAACGACCCGGAATTCCCATGGACCGGGGTGATATTAGGGTCGGCTATTATTGGTTTCTGGTATTGGAATACTGACCAGTATATTGTGCAACGTGTCCTTTCGGGAAGAGACCAGACTCAGGCCCGCCGCGGTTCTATTTTTGGTGCCTACCTGAAGCTGACTCCTGTATTCCTTTTCCTGATTCCGGGTATGATTGCTTTTGCATTGAATCAGAAAGGATTGATTGACCTGAAAAGTAGTGATGCAGCATTTTCGACGCTGGTGAGAGTATTATTGCCCGCTGGTTTTCGTGGTGTGGTAGTAGGAGGTATCCTGGCGGCTCTGATGAGTTCCCTGGCATCGCTTTTCAACTCTTCAGCTATGCTCTTCACGGTAGACTTTTATAAAAAATACCGTCCGAATGCCCCGGAAAAACAGTTGGTACGTGTGGGACGAATTGCCACGGCAGTGATTGTGGTTCTGGGTATCCTCTGGATTCCGGTTATGAAAGGTATGGGGCAGGTGCTTTATCAGTATCTGCAGGATGTTCAGTCGTTGCTGGCTCCGGGTATCGCCGCCGTATTCCTGTTGGGGGTTGTTTCCAAAAAGACCACTCCGGCCGCTGGTTACTGGGGATTGGTTATTGGCTTTTTCCTTGGAATGATGCGTTTGGCTATGAAGATATTTGCCAGCTCATTCGATCCGAATAACTTCTTCTTCAAGTTCATTGTAGCGCCAAACTGGTTGCACTATGAGATTGCCCTGTTTATTGTTATTATTCTCCTGATGGTGATCATCAGTTACTTCACTGAAGGTAAAGATCCGGCAAAAATCAAAGGACTTTATTTCCGTTCTGCTACTGCCGAGGAGGTTGCTTTGACCCGTGCCAGCTGGAATAAGTGGGACGTCATCAATTCATTAATAGTAATTGCCTTTATTATTGGATTTTATATCTATTTCTGGTAA
- a CDS encoding NUDIX domain-containing protein, translated as MPYTDKERFHLAVDCVIFGFDGEHLNLLLYKRDFEPEKGGWSLMGGFLQKEETLDDAAYRVLARITGMRDIYMEQLSAFSEIDRDPAARVVSMAYYSLINIQDYREDLLKKHGAQWFSINEIPNLVFDHSEIVDKALRRLKRRAKYQPIGFELLPETFTITQLRLLYEAIYQEKLEPANFRRKIISMNLLDRLPIKDMSNSKKGAYLYAFNKERYEEYEANGFSFEL; from the coding sequence ATGCCATATACTGATAAGGAAAGGTTTCATTTGGCCGTCGACTGTGTCATCTTTGGTTTCGACGGCGAACATCTCAATCTACTTCTGTATAAACGTGATTTTGAGCCTGAAAAGGGTGGTTGGTCACTCATGGGGGGATTCCTCCAGAAAGAAGAGACTCTGGATGACGCCGCTTATCGGGTACTTGCCCGTATTACAGGTATGCGTGACATTTATATGGAGCAGTTGAGTGCATTTTCTGAAATCGATCGTGACCCCGCAGCCCGTGTCGTTAGTATGGCTTATTACTCTTTGATTAATATTCAGGATTACCGCGAAGACCTTTTGAAAAAGCATGGTGCTCAGTGGTTCTCCATCAATGAGATTCCCAACCTGGTATTCGACCACTCGGAGATTGTTGATAAAGCATTGAGGCGTCTGAAAAGGAGGGCAAAATACCAACCCATTGGATTTGAGTTGCTTCCTGAAACATTTACGATTACTCAGTTGCGTTTGTTATATGAAGCCATTTACCAGGAAAAACTGGAACCAGCCAATTTTCGGCGGAAAATTATTTCCATGAACTTACTGGACCGATTGCCAATAAAAGATATGAGCAATTCGAAGAAAGGCGCTTACCTGTACGCTTTTAACAAAGAGCGATACGAAGAGTATGAAGCAAACGGCTTTTCGTTTGAACTCTAA
- a CDS encoding Rrf2 family transcriptional regulator — translation MVGKAAEYAIRALVYICMKNLEGKTPGFREVAKEIESPEPYTAKILQTLARSRVLSSVKGRGGGFFFKELTPEASPTLYDVISQMGDAHIFTSCGFGLKHCDDTHPCPMHEEFLPIRDGFYRLVRKETIYSLAQKVMKREAVINRLMN, via the coding sequence ATGGTAGGAAAAGCAGCTGAATACGCCATCAGGGCCTTGGTTTACATCTGTATGAAAAATCTGGAAGGGAAAACGCCCGGCTTTCGTGAAGTAGCAAAAGAAATTGAAAGTCCGGAACCCTACACCGCCAAAATCTTGCAGACGTTAGCCCGATCGCGTGTACTTTCTTCGGTGAAAGGCCGGGGAGGAGGATTCTTTTTCAAAGAGCTTACCCCCGAGGCCTCACCTACTCTGTATGATGTCATCAGCCAAATGGGAGATGCCCATATATTTACCAGTTGCGGATTCGGATTAAAGCATTGCGACGACACACATCCTTGTCCGATGCATGAAGAGTTTCTTCCTATCCGGGACGGATTTTATCGCCTGGTACGCAAGGAGACAATTTATTCCCTGGCTCAAAAGGTGATGAAGCGGGAGGCCGTCATTAATCGATTAATGAATTAA
- the ric gene encoding iron-sulfur cluster repair di-iron protein, giving the protein MKITSDSNVGEIVRENFKAAQVFASHHIDFCCNGNRPLNEASRKAGVEPEILLEELNAALLENDPDAEYLNALALDKLIDYIVDRHHTYVRKHIPVLLENLEKIERKHSEHHPEIIEIKKLFEGSAGDLTMHLQKEEMVLFPHIKRLEAVKKGEVPYQAPSFGQVENPVAMMMQEHQNEGERFEKIAKLSAGYSIPDDACNTFRVTYQQLADFEKDLHRHIHLENNILFPKAIELEQKMAVK; this is encoded by the coding sequence ATGAAGATAACGAGTGATTCAAACGTAGGAGAGATTGTACGTGAGAACTTTAAAGCAGCCCAGGTGTTTGCTTCTCACCATATTGATTTTTGTTGTAACGGCAATCGTCCATTGAACGAAGCAAGCCGGAAGGCTGGTGTAGAACCGGAAATTTTGCTGGAAGAGTTAAATGCAGCACTGCTGGAAAACGATCCGGATGCTGAATATTTAAATGCACTGGCGTTGGATAAACTGATTGACTATATTGTCGACCGGCATCATACGTATGTGAGGAAACACATTCCGGTTTTATTGGAGAATCTGGAGAAGATAGAGCGAAAGCACAGTGAACACCATCCCGAGATAATTGAGATCAAAAAATTATTCGAAGGTTCAGCTGGCGATTTGACGATGCACTTACAAAAGGAAGAAATGGTTCTTTTTCCTCATATTAAGCGTCTGGAAGCGGTAAAAAAGGGAGAAGTTCCTTATCAGGCGCCGTCATTCGGGCAGGTAGAAAATCCGGTTGCAATGATGATGCAGGAACATCAAAACGAAGGAGAACGTTTTGAAAAGATTGCTAAATTATCGGCCGGATACAGTATTCCGGATGACGCCTGCAATACCTTTCGGGTAACTTATCAGCAGTTGGCCGACTTTGAAAAGGATTTGCATCGGCACATTCATCTGGAAAATAACATACTTTTTCCGAAAGCCATTGAACTGGAACAGAAGATGGCGGTTAAATAG